A window of the Synechococcus sp. M16.1 genome harbors these coding sequences:
- a CDS encoding nicotinate-nucleotide--dimethylbenzimidazole phosphoribosyltransferase, whose product MDSLPSIPSEASVLPEGCQQLGGLGARRLDAAALRPWTSNDQPLDLLLVLAATQTAEHEGISAAGSTVASRRYTALADAELLIHGPARQRRWPLPPLPAGVSPALLSHVAARRLTLRPQVAALGLAQKPDFPHLHIEPLDQGPSACLSSGAAMPLPRVQHLWRQGELLGRRLQRPLVVAECVPGGTTTAQAVLTALGVEVAHLISGSALHPPQQLKKDLVVRGLQRASLGAHPSAERILAAVGDPFQAFTAGVVVGAVSAGQPLLLGGGCQMLAVLALAMQALPARQRDQLAAQVLIGTTGWLADEAADLAGQSPFGGLVDATASHLDTALSVLACGVRFHSSTHQPLRDYERGYVKEGVGAGALLLLAQLRGCSCADLVLDCEHALEQLLSRPVTSSP is encoded by the coding sequence ATGGACTCATTGCCCTCGATCCCCTCTGAAGCCTCGGTGTTGCCTGAGGGCTGCCAGCAGCTGGGAGGTCTCGGTGCACGCAGGTTGGACGCAGCGGCACTTCGTCCCTGGACCTCCAACGATCAACCGCTGGATCTTTTGCTCGTTCTGGCGGCCACACAAACGGCCGAGCATGAAGGGATTTCCGCCGCTGGGTCCACCGTGGCTTCGCGGCGCTACACCGCCCTGGCTGATGCGGAGCTTCTGATTCACGGGCCGGCGCGGCAGCGCCGTTGGCCTCTGCCGCCTCTGCCCGCTGGCGTCTCCCCCGCCCTGCTCAGCCATGTCGCGGCGCGACGCTTGACGTTGAGGCCGCAGGTGGCGGCCCTCGGCTTGGCCCAGAAACCCGATTTCCCTCACCTGCACATCGAGCCCCTGGACCAAGGCCCCTCGGCGTGCCTGTCCAGTGGTGCGGCGATGCCATTGCCGCGGGTGCAGCATTTGTGGCGACAGGGAGAGCTGCTGGGGCGGCGGTTGCAACGCCCCTTGGTGGTGGCGGAGTGTGTTCCAGGGGGCACCACAACCGCTCAAGCGGTGTTGACGGCCCTCGGCGTGGAGGTTGCCCACCTGATCAGCGGTAGTGCTCTTCATCCGCCGCAGCAACTCAAGAAAGACCTCGTTGTCCGAGGGCTTCAGCGGGCTTCGCTTGGTGCGCATCCTTCGGCCGAGCGGATCCTGGCCGCTGTTGGTGACCCTTTTCAGGCCTTCACCGCAGGGGTGGTGGTGGGTGCGGTGTCTGCGGGACAACCGTTGCTGCTGGGGGGCGGTTGCCAGATGCTGGCTGTTCTGGCCTTGGCGATGCAGGCTTTGCCCGCCCGTCAGCGGGACCAGCTGGCGGCCCAGGTGCTGATCGGCACCACAGGTTGGCTCGCTGATGAGGCTGCGGATCTGGCAGGTCAGTCCCCCTTCGGCGGGTTGGTGGATGCCACTGCGAGCCACCTGGATACGGCCCTCTCCGTTCTGGCCTGCGGCGTGCGTTTTCACAGCAGCACCCATCAACCCTTAAGGGACTACGAACGGGGCTATGTGAAAGAAGGGGTGGGGGCCGGCGCTCTTTTGCTGCTCGCCCAGCTGCGTGGATGCTCTTGTGCCGATCTGGTGCTCGATTGTGAGCACGCCCTGGAGCAGCTGCTCAGTCGCCCCGTAACGTCAAGCCCATGA
- a CDS encoding ABC transporter substrate-binding protein, whose product MNVWRERLGPLRRRQVLQMIGATGTVLLAGCRPATSAPTLMAPAGVLPKPWADALPKPWSLTLAPAQQDWRPADQARADVLVIGDGWLDAHPADTLQPIASEPLLSQLDGQAKALLASLGALQDRVLPLAVSPWVMLLRDDPAMTQEGWPLLLDSAVAGRVVLPASPRLVMSLADHLGGGQALPALRRQALTYDDRQATNWLLKGEAKVVVLPLSRCIALLGRDPRLRAILPASGAPLHWTVLLRPEASREPVPQRWVEQGWRDPLRSRLVQQGWRAPIASPGLMVDQNALSARLRPLLFPSADTWSRCWSLPPLLPEDRSALEERWRDSAPEPPSR is encoded by the coding sequence ATGAACGTCTGGAGAGAGCGGTTGGGTCCCCTGCGCCGGCGCCAAGTGCTCCAGATGATCGGGGCGACGGGAACCGTGCTGCTGGCGGGCTGTCGTCCGGCGACATCCGCGCCAACCCTGATGGCTCCGGCTGGGGTTTTGCCGAAACCGTGGGCTGATGCCTTGCCCAAGCCCTGGAGCCTGACGCTGGCTCCAGCCCAGCAGGACTGGAGGCCGGCGGATCAGGCGCGTGCCGATGTGTTGGTGATCGGTGATGGATGGCTTGATGCCCATCCAGCGGACACGCTCCAGCCCATTGCTTCTGAACCGCTCCTGAGCCAGTTGGATGGTCAGGCCAAGGCTCTGCTGGCCAGCCTCGGTGCTCTTCAGGATCGGGTGTTGCCGCTGGCCGTCAGCCCCTGGGTGATGCTTCTGCGGGATGACCCGGCCATGACCCAGGAGGGGTGGCCCCTGTTGCTGGATTCCGCCGTGGCAGGGCGTGTGGTGCTTCCCGCCAGCCCCCGCTTGGTCATGAGCCTGGCGGACCATTTGGGCGGAGGCCAGGCTTTGCCTGCGCTGCGTCGCCAGGCCCTCACCTATGACGACCGTCAAGCCACCAACTGGTTGCTCAAGGGTGAGGCCAAGGTGGTGGTTCTTCCCCTGAGCCGCTGCATCGCTCTGTTAGGGCGGGATCCCCGTCTTCGGGCGATCCTGCCTGCCTCCGGCGCCCCCTTGCACTGGACTGTTCTGCTCAGGCCGGAGGCCAGTCGTGAACCGGTTCCCCAGCGCTGGGTCGAGCAGGGATGGCGGGATCCCCTGCGTAGCCGCTTGGTGCAGCAGGGATGGCGTGCTCCGATTGCATCGCCAGGGCTGATGGTGGACCAGAACGCCCTATCGGCGCGTCTGCGGCCTCTGCTTTTTCCGTCCGCAGACACCTGGTCGCGCTGCTGGTCGCTGCCACCGCTGTTGCCCGAAGACCGGAGCGCCCTGGAAGAGCGCTGGCGTGATTCAGCTCCAGAGCCGCCGTCGCGGTGA
- a CDS encoding aldo/keto reductase, translated as MNTRAFGSGRPVSLFTLGTMRALNSAAQMAEVLDAAAAAGINHLETAPAYGPAERFLGEALRQHSRTGSDHWVITSKLLPGLSFEEGQRRLDQILERLGCPQLDNLAIHGINREEHLDWALVGDGSRLLDWAVNSGRVSQVGFSSHGSNPLIDRALRSQRFRFCSLHLHWLDPQRLPLARWALAHGLGVMAISPADKGGRLQAPSPTLVEDCTPFAPLELAYRFLLAQGISTLTVGASAAGDLQLAATLAQGDGPLSQAEQQALVTAERRQQERLGQEHCKQCQACLPCPNEVPIPELLRLRNLAIGHGLTEFAQERYNLIGRAGHWWEEHDASACERCGECLPRCPHHLPIPDLLADTHQRLKASPRRRLWS; from the coding sequence GTGAACACCCGCGCCTTCGGCAGCGGCCGCCCCGTCAGCCTGTTCACCCTCGGCACGATGCGTGCCCTGAACTCGGCGGCCCAGATGGCCGAGGTGCTTGACGCGGCAGCGGCAGCTGGGATCAACCATCTGGAAACCGCCCCGGCCTACGGACCTGCGGAACGTTTTCTGGGAGAGGCCCTTCGCCAGCACAGCCGCACAGGGTCTGACCACTGGGTGATCACCAGCAAACTGCTGCCAGGGCTGAGCTTCGAGGAAGGACAACGCCGCCTTGATCAGATTCTGGAGCGACTGGGCTGTCCACAGCTCGACAACCTCGCCATCCATGGCATCAACCGGGAGGAGCACCTGGACTGGGCCCTGGTGGGTGATGGGTCCAGGCTTCTGGACTGGGCCGTTAACAGTGGACGCGTCAGCCAGGTGGGCTTCAGCAGCCATGGCAGCAACCCGCTGATCGATCGGGCGCTGCGCAGCCAGCGCTTCAGGTTCTGCAGCCTGCACCTGCATTGGCTGGATCCCCAGCGTCTGCCCCTGGCCCGTTGGGCCCTGGCGCACGGCCTCGGAGTGATGGCGATCTCCCCTGCCGATAAAGGCGGTCGCCTCCAGGCCCCCAGCCCAACACTGGTGGAGGACTGCACCCCCTTTGCCCCCCTCGAGCTGGCCTACCGATTCCTGCTGGCACAGGGCATCAGCACCCTGACCGTTGGGGCCTCAGCTGCAGGGGATCTTCAACTCGCCGCAACCCTGGCGCAGGGGGATGGGCCCCTCAGCCAGGCCGAGCAACAGGCTCTGGTCACGGCAGAGCGGCGGCAGCAGGAACGGCTTGGCCAGGAGCATTGCAAGCAGTGCCAGGCCTGCCTTCCCTGTCCGAACGAGGTTCCGATCCCCGAACTCTTACGGCTGCGCAATCTGGCCATTGGCCATGGGCTCACCGAATTTGCGCAGGAGCGCTACAACCTCATCGGCCGTGCCGGTCACTGGTGGGAAGAGCACGACGCCTCCGCATGTGAACGCTGTGGGGAGTGCCTTCCCCGTTGCCCGCATCACTTGCCCATTCCTGATCTACTGGCGGACACCCACCAACGCTTGAAGGCTTCACCGCGACGGCGGCTCTGGAGCTGA
- a CDS encoding bifunctional nuclease family protein — MVEMSVAGIALDAASRTPMVLLRDPSGRRQVPIWIDQAQAHNIMAGLQGGEPPRPLSHDLMAALLVAGGLELERVIVHAIEDSTFHAVLKLRPDLDEAELAENEVLELIEVDARPSDAIALAIRTGSGIWMLEEVVAEASIPVDAEADAEDQSAFSRFVDDLSPAALVRHLRNQDSETPSEE, encoded by the coding sequence ATGGTCGAAATGAGCGTCGCCGGAATTGCCCTCGATGCCGCCAGCCGCACACCCATGGTGCTGCTGCGGGATCCCAGTGGCCGCCGTCAGGTGCCGATCTGGATCGATCAGGCGCAAGCCCACAACATCATGGCCGGACTGCAGGGGGGAGAACCACCACGCCCCCTCAGCCATGACCTGATGGCAGCACTGTTGGTGGCTGGGGGGCTCGAACTGGAACGCGTGATCGTCCACGCGATTGAAGACAGCACCTTTCATGCGGTGTTGAAGCTGCGACCCGATCTGGACGAAGCCGAGTTGGCTGAAAACGAAGTGCTGGAACTGATCGAAGTGGATGCCCGACCCAGCGACGCCATTGCGCTGGCGATCCGCACGGGCAGCGGCATCTGGATGCTGGAAGAGGTGGTGGCGGAAGCCTCGATACCGGTGGATGCGGAGGCGGATGCAGAAGATCAAAGTGCCTTCAGCCGTTTCGTCGACGACCTCAGCCCTGCGGCCTTGGTGCGCCATCTGCGCAACCAAGACAGCGAGACGCCCTCGGAGGAGTGA
- a CDS encoding riboflavin synthase yields the protein MFTGLVQSVGRIERRAGAVVVWGCAPFAPLALGDSVAVDGVCLTAAELIADGFRADVSEETLRRTTLGRKADRGGAVNLEPALRLSDRLGGHLVSGHVDATGEVTCVETLPHSWALSIRWSDPRFGRYVCEKASIAVDGISLTVADCSADGTTFSLAVIPHTWEATTLKNLAVGDTVNLEADQLARYAERLLHAAAADDGNTDGQNKTENLSASWLAAHGWS from the coding sequence ATGTTCACGGGGCTGGTGCAGTCAGTGGGAAGGATCGAGCGCCGTGCCGGGGCGGTGGTGGTTTGGGGCTGCGCTCCTTTTGCCCCGTTGGCCCTTGGCGACAGCGTTGCTGTGGATGGCGTTTGCCTCACGGCAGCAGAGCTGATCGCGGATGGTTTCCGCGCCGATGTGAGTGAGGAAACCCTGCGCCGCACCACGTTGGGACGCAAAGCGGACCGTGGTGGTGCGGTGAACCTCGAGCCAGCGCTTCGACTGAGCGACCGCCTTGGAGGTCATCTGGTGAGCGGTCATGTGGATGCGACCGGAGAAGTCACCTGCGTGGAGACCCTCCCCCACTCCTGGGCCCTGTCGATCCGCTGGTCGGATCCCCGATTCGGCCGTTATGTCTGTGAGAAGGCCAGCATCGCGGTGGATGGGATCAGCCTCACGGTGGCTGACTGTTCAGCCGATGGAACGACATTCAGCCTCGCCGTCATCCCCCACACCTGGGAGGCGACGACCCTGAAAAACCTGGCTGTCGGGGACACCGTGAACCTGGAGGCCGATCAACTGGCCCGTTACGCCGAGCGGCTGCTGCATGCCGCCGCTGCCGATGACGGAAACACCGATGGCCAAAACAAGACCGAGAATCTGTCAGCCAGCTGGCTGGCGGCTCACGGCTGGTCCTGA
- a CDS encoding AbrB-like transcriptional regulator yields the protein MLVGKELLDKARSLSNRPEDDIARGCGYVGPSGRLLKKSFYRALVEAKAAAQGWQLPKSSSSSSGGSRGRQAEFRTRVHGNGNLLIGHAYTRRLGLEPGQEFKIELQRDSGMIVLQQMDQDQP from the coding sequence ATGCTGGTCGGCAAGGAACTGCTGGACAAGGCCAGATCGCTCAGCAATCGGCCGGAAGATGACATCGCCCGCGGCTGCGGCTACGTCGGCCCCAGCGGACGACTGCTGAAAAAGAGTTTTTATCGGGCTCTGGTGGAGGCCAAAGCGGCGGCCCAGGGATGGCAATTGCCGAAAAGCAGCAGCAGTTCCTCAGGCGGAAGCCGAGGTCGCCAGGCCGAATTCCGAACCCGTGTGCATGGCAACGGCAACCTGCTGATCGGCCACGCTTACACCCGTCGGCTCGGCCTGGAACCAGGCCAGGAGTTCAAGATCGAGCTGCAGCGGGACTCCGGAATGATCGTTCTGCAGCAGATGGATCAGGACCAGCCGTGA
- a CDS encoding cytochrome c oxidase subunit 3, whose product MTTTVPTKDQNHSQGEHSEHPDHRMFGLATFLVADAMTFAGFFAAYLTFKAVNPLPDGAIYELELPLPILNTVLLLVSSATFHRAGQAIRQDDHGRCRRWLLITAGLGLAFLVSQMVEYFTLPFGLTDNLYASTFFAATGFHGLHVTLGALMILIVWWQARQPQGRVTPADHFPLEAAELYWHFVDGIWVILFVILYLL is encoded by the coding sequence ATGACCACCACAGTTCCCACGAAGGATCAGAACCACAGCCAAGGGGAGCATTCCGAGCATCCCGATCACCGCATGTTCGGCCTGGCCACATTTCTTGTGGCGGACGCCATGACCTTCGCCGGCTTCTTTGCGGCCTACCTCACCTTCAAAGCGGTCAATCCCCTACCGGATGGAGCCATCTATGAACTGGAGCTGCCCCTGCCCATCCTCAACACGGTTCTGCTCCTGGTGAGCAGTGCCACCTTCCACCGGGCCGGCCAGGCGATCCGACAGGACGACCACGGTCGCTGTCGACGCTGGCTGCTGATCACCGCAGGCCTCGGCCTGGCCTTTCTGGTGAGCCAGATGGTGGAGTACTTCACACTCCCCTTCGGTCTCACCGACAACCTTTACGCCAGCACCTTCTTCGCCGCCACGGGATTTCATGGTCTCCACGTGACCCTCGGCGCCCTGATGATCCTGATCGTCTGGTGGCAGGCGAGGCAGCCGCAGGGCCGTGTGACTCCAGCCGACCACTTCCCTCTGGAAGCAGCGGAGTTGTACTGGCACTTTGTTGATGGGATCTGGGTGATTCTTTTCGTGATCCTTTATCTGCTCTGA
- the ctaD gene encoding cytochrome c oxidase subunit I encodes MTISLPPETSSPPQLQPSGWLRYFSFSVDHKVIGLQYLVCGFVFYLIGGALAGAIRTELTSPVSDFMARDVYNQVLTLHGTVMIFLWIVPVVNGAFGNYLIPFYVGARDMAFPRLNAVAFWLIPPAGLMLITSYFLTGAAQSGWTAYPPLSITTPATGQIIWILSVLLLGGSSIFGGINFIATILKLRRPGLKLMQLPMYCWAMLGTSILVVLSTPVLAGTLVLLSFDIVAHTGFFNPTLGGNVVVYQHLFWFYSHPAVYIMVLPAFGLVSEILPVHARKPLFGYVTMVYSIMAIVVLGLIVWAHHMFTSGTPPWMRLFFTIATAFIAVPTGIKFFNWLATLWGGRISLNSAMLFSCGFIVNFVLGGITGVALAQVPFDIHVHDTYFVVAHFHYIVFGGSVFVIFASVYHWYPKFTGRMLNEDLGRLHCALTFIGFNLCFGPQHWLGLNGMPRRVAEYDPQFTLINQISSVGALLMAISTLPFLWNVIHSALSGPVAGDNPWKALTPEWLTSSPPPVENWIGEAPLVEEPYGYGVPPDELDLTATSGRDLWSSGK; translated from the coding sequence ATGACCATCAGTTTGCCCCCGGAAACGTCCAGCCCTCCACAGCTTCAACCCAGCGGCTGGTTGCGGTATTTCAGCTTCAGCGTTGATCACAAGGTGATCGGGCTGCAGTACCTCGTCTGCGGCTTTGTTTTTTATCTGATTGGCGGCGCCCTAGCCGGCGCCATTCGCACGGAACTCACCAGTCCCGTGTCCGACTTCATGGCACGTGATGTCTACAACCAGGTGCTGACGCTCCACGGCACGGTGATGATCTTTCTCTGGATTGTCCCCGTGGTGAATGGTGCTTTTGGAAACTATTTGATCCCCTTTTATGTGGGTGCAAGGGACATGGCCTTCCCGCGCCTGAATGCCGTGGCGTTCTGGCTGATCCCTCCAGCCGGTTTGATGCTGATCACCAGCTATTTCCTCACGGGGGCTGCGCAATCGGGCTGGACGGCCTATCCACCTCTGAGCATCACCACACCAGCAACTGGCCAAATCATCTGGATCTTGAGCGTGCTGCTCCTGGGCGGAAGTTCGATCTTCGGAGGCATCAACTTCATCGCCACCATTCTCAAACTGCGTCGCCCCGGTTTGAAACTAATGCAGCTCCCCATGTATTGCTGGGCGATGCTGGGCACCAGCATTCTTGTGGTTCTCTCAACACCGGTTCTGGCGGGAACGTTGGTGTTGCTGAGTTTCGACATCGTTGCCCATACAGGCTTCTTCAACCCCACCCTTGGGGGAAACGTGGTGGTTTACCAGCATCTGTTCTGGTTCTATTCGCACCCAGCCGTATACATCATGGTCTTGCCGGCCTTCGGCCTGGTGAGCGAAATCCTGCCGGTTCATGCCCGCAAGCCGCTGTTCGGCTACGTGACGATGGTCTATTCGATCATGGCCATCGTTGTGTTGGGCCTGATTGTGTGGGCGCACCACATGTTCACCAGCGGCACACCTCCCTGGATGCGCCTGTTCTTCACCATTGCAACCGCATTCATCGCCGTTCCCACCGGCATCAAATTCTTCAACTGGTTGGCAACACTTTGGGGCGGCCGCATCAGCCTCAACAGCGCCATGCTGTTTTCCTGCGGTTTCATCGTGAACTTCGTGCTCGGAGGCATCACAGGGGTCGCCCTGGCGCAGGTGCCGTTCGACATTCATGTGCACGACACCTACTTCGTCGTCGCGCACTTCCACTACATCGTCTTCGGTGGATCGGTGTTCGTGATCTTCGCCTCGGTCTACCACTGGTATCCCAAGTTCACCGGCCGGATGCTCAATGAAGATCTCGGCCGCCTGCACTGTGCCCTCACGTTCATCGGCTTCAACCTGTGCTTCGGCCCCCAGCACTGGCTGGGCCTCAATGGGATGCCGCGACGCGTTGCTGAATACGACCCCCAATTCACCCTGATCAATCAGATCAGCTCCGTCGGAGCCCTGCTGATGGCCATCAGCACCCTGCCTTTCCTCTGGAATGTGATCCACAGCGCCCTCAGCGGTCCTGTCGCAGGCGACAACCCCTGGAAAGCACTCACGCCCGAATGGCTGACCAGTTCTCCGCCACCGGTCGAAAACTGGATTGGTGAGGCCCCTCTGGTGGAAGAGCCCTACGGCTACGGCGTCCCGCCGGACGAACTGGACCTGACCGCAACCAGTGGTCGTGATCTCTGGAGCAGCGGCAAATGA
- a CDS encoding cytochrome c oxidase subunit II, which produces MQIPSAILTLVIGMVLALGGLWIGQNINLLPIDASANAPIYDELFKVLFTIGSILFIGIVGLLVFSLIRFRRRSGQLGDGLAIEGNLPLEIFWTAVPAVVVLFVGLYSYDIYDRMGGMVPLAHDHMGGAHDEQIWGGISSGSIESAAATNALPVEVTAMQFAFLFHYPEGDITSGELHVPADRPITLRMEAKDVIHAFWVPEFRLKQDVIPGQPTQLSFTPTRTGRYPIVCAELCGPYHGGMRSTVVVESPEDWDSWYRDNAKAAPEDETLTIANA; this is translated from the coding sequence GTGCAGATCCCATCCGCCATTCTCACGTTGGTGATCGGGATGGTCCTTGCTCTGGGCGGCCTATGGATCGGCCAGAACATCAACCTTCTCCCCATCGATGCGAGCGCCAACGCGCCGATTTACGACGAGCTTTTTAAGGTTCTATTCACGATTGGCAGCATTCTGTTTATCGGAATCGTTGGTCTTCTCGTGTTCAGCCTGATTCGCTTTCGGCGACGCAGCGGCCAACTCGGCGACGGCCTTGCCATCGAAGGAAACCTGCCACTTGAAATTTTCTGGACAGCTGTTCCTGCTGTTGTGGTGCTGTTTGTTGGTCTCTACAGCTACGACATTTACGACCGGATGGGTGGCATGGTGCCTCTCGCCCATGACCACATGGGCGGAGCCCACGACGAACAGATCTGGGGAGGCATTAGTTCAGGCTCGATTGAATCAGCAGCCGCAACAAATGCTTTACCCGTTGAAGTGACAGCAATGCAATTTGCCTTCCTCTTTCATTACCCAGAGGGAGACATCACGTCAGGTGAACTTCATGTGCCAGCCGATCGACCGATCACTCTGCGGATGGAAGCCAAAGATGTGATTCATGCCTTCTGGGTGCCTGAATTTCGCTTGAAGCAGGACGTCATTCCCGGCCAACCAACCCAGCTGAGTTTCACACCCACACGCACCGGCCGTTATCCAATCGTGTGCGCCGAACTCTGTGGGCCCTACCACGGTGGAATGCGCTCCACCGTTGTGGTGGAAAGCCCGGAGGACTGGGACAGCTGGTACAGGGACAACGCCAAAGCCGCACCTGAAGACGAAACGCTCACCATCGCGAACGCCTGA
- a CDS encoding heme A synthase: MMLSSMSTLRRRLGLLSAHLVVAVIALVVIGGATRVMEAGLACPDWPLCFGSFLPGRQMNVQVFLEWFHRLDAFVIGMALVVMAVATTLQRRQLPRWLPWLAIGLMVLVAMQGGLGALTVTQLLPSAVVTAHLALALTLVALLSGLTQRLLHPAGAVAPLWWRIGASLGLLSVFVQCLLGGRMATAWAGQRCLAGGEACQLVLSHRLTAMPVVVVVLGFAGAAVLAGGWARQQWPWLGGAVLLVLVQVALGVFTLRLGLSQPAVTVAHQLVAALLIALLAALLVRSPNLPSPSRSVVLDDTSLEACHG; the protein is encoded by the coding sequence ATGATGCTTTCCTCAATGTCGACATTGCGTCGACGTCTTGGGTTGTTGTCGGCTCATCTAGTGGTTGCCGTGATCGCTTTGGTGGTGATCGGTGGAGCAACCCGGGTGATGGAAGCCGGCTTGGCCTGCCCGGACTGGCCCCTGTGCTTCGGCTCGTTTTTGCCGGGTCGCCAGATGAATGTTCAGGTGTTCCTTGAGTGGTTTCACCGCCTTGATGCCTTCGTCATCGGCATGGCCCTCGTGGTGATGGCTGTGGCGACGACGCTTCAGCGGCGCCAACTGCCGCGATGGCTGCCCTGGCTGGCCATCGGTCTGATGGTTTTGGTGGCGATGCAGGGCGGTTTGGGTGCGCTGACGGTGACCCAGTTGCTGCCCTCCGCTGTGGTGACAGCCCACCTGGCTCTCGCGCTCACCCTCGTGGCGCTCCTGAGTGGGCTGACCCAACGCTTGCTTCATCCCGCTGGTGCCGTCGCTCCGCTCTGGTGGCGCATCGGGGCATCGCTTGGCCTGTTGTCGGTCTTTGTGCAGTGCCTGCTCGGTGGTCGCATGGCCACCGCATGGGCAGGGCAGCGATGCCTTGCTGGAGGAGAGGCCTGCCAGCTGGTGCTTTCCCATCGCCTGACAGCGATGCCGGTGGTCGTTGTTGTGCTCGGCTTCGCCGGGGCAGCCGTGCTGGCGGGTGGTTGGGCTCGTCAGCAGTGGCCCTGGCTTGGTGGGGCCGTGCTTTTGGTGCTGGTTCAGGTGGCCCTAGGCGTTTTCACCCTTCGTCTTGGTTTGTCGCAACCGGCAGTGACGGTTGCTCATCAACTCGTGGCTGCACTGCTGATCGCTCTGCTGGCGGCGCTTCTGGTTCGCTCTCCGAACCTCCCCTCCCCGTCCCGTTCCGTCGTCCTCGACGACACCTCGTTGGAGGCCTGTCATGGCTGA
- a CDS encoding heme o synthase — MAEITATVRPTREEVVPSRKRVKLPAWLEVAKPRLIPLLLATTLGGMALSEGWPLSSPRLVCTLGGGALASAAAGVLNCLWEQDLDGRMARTSGRALPSGRLSPTSAFIGAIACTLAAAMLLVSGVNCLAAGLSLLGLCSYVLLYTALLKPRTSQNIVIGGVAGAIPPLVGAAAATGHVGLGGWWLFALVMVWTPAHFWALALLLREDYRAVGIPMLPVVKGPVVTARAIKTYGWITVLLSGLGVFALPSGGAFYGVMLLPYNGRLLQLVDRLSLDPDSLVNAKALFRWSILYLFGLCLLLILSRTDLASGFAHQVMQLLSLPTAVQ; from the coding sequence ATGGCTGAAATCACTGCAACCGTTCGTCCGACCCGTGAGGAGGTCGTTCCCTCCCGCAAGCGGGTGAAACTTCCGGCCTGGCTGGAAGTCGCCAAGCCCCGCCTGATCCCTTTGCTGCTGGCCACCACCCTGGGTGGAATGGCTCTCAGTGAAGGCTGGCCGCTCTCATCGCCTCGGCTCGTCTGCACCCTGGGGGGAGGGGCGCTTGCCTCCGCTGCTGCAGGGGTTCTGAACTGCTTGTGGGAGCAGGATCTCGATGGCCGGATGGCCCGCACCAGCGGTCGCGCACTCCCCTCCGGTCGGCTGTCGCCCACCAGTGCATTCATCGGCGCCATCGCCTGCACCCTCGCGGCGGCGATGCTTCTCGTAAGCGGTGTGAACTGTCTCGCTGCTGGGTTGTCCCTGCTCGGCCTCTGCAGTTACGTGCTGCTCTACACAGCCTTGCTCAAGCCGCGGACGTCCCAGAACATCGTCATCGGTGGGGTCGCCGGGGCCATTCCGCCCCTGGTTGGGGCGGCGGCCGCCACGGGCCATGTTGGCCTCGGGGGCTGGTGGCTGTTCGCTTTGGTGATGGTCTGGACACCAGCCCATTTCTGGGCTTTGGCCCTGCTGTTGCGCGAGGACTATCGCGCTGTCGGGATCCCGATGCTGCCCGTGGTGAAGGGTCCTGTGGTGACGGCGCGGGCGATCAAGACCTACGGCTGGATCACCGTTCTGCTCAGCGGTTTGGGCGTGTTTGCTTTGCCTTCAGGTGGCGCCTTCTACGGCGTGATGCTGCTGCCCTACAACGGTCGATTGCTGCAGCTCGTTGATCGGCTGTCCCTGGATCCCGACAGTCTTGTGAATGCCAAGGCCCTGTTCCGTTGGTCGATCCTCTATCTGTTTGGCCTGTGCCTGCTTCTCATTCTCAGCCGGACGGATCTGGCCTCAGGCTTCGCTCACCAGGTGATGCAACTTCTCTCCCTGCCAACGGCGGTGCAATGA